Within Cucumis melo cultivar AY chromosome 4, USDA_Cmelo_AY_1.0, whole genome shotgun sequence, the genomic segment TCTTTTCTTGTAGGttttaactttaatttcatGAAAATTGGTAAATAATGGCTAGCTACGTGGGTAAAGGAGCCCCCTCAAATGGGTCTATTTACATCTGCAACCTGCCGTATGGGACGGATGAGAATATGCTTGCCGAGTATTTTGGGACAATTGGGGTATTAAAGGTTGGGAAATTTGCTTGCCTGTTTCTTTGTGTATTTGCCTTTTGTTTTATTAGTATTAGTCTATGTGaagatggttttttttttcttgctttTTTATAACAGTtattgccttttttttttcgcttgtTTAATCTTTAAAGAAAGACAAGCGAACAGGTAGACCAAAGATTTGGTTGTATCGTGATAAATCAACGAATGAACCTAAAGGAGATGCTACTGTAACATATGAGGATCCACATGCAGCTTTAGCGGCTGTTGAATGGTTTAACAATAAGGATTTTCATGGTAGCATTATTGAAGTTCATATAGCAGAGTCCAAAAATAAGgatgatatttcatttaatgtGGGGGTGGATCCAATTGTTGCTGCTGGTGATGATATTGGTCCTGAGGAAAGTACTGCGGGTATGAACGGTGGCGGTGGAAGGGGTAGAGGTCGTGGTGATGCTCCAGGAAAAGCATGGCAACAAGAGGGAGATTGGCTGTGTCCAAATACAAGGTCTGTGATGTGATATTGGTGAGCAGCTCCTTCTTGCTTCTTTCAATTAATCAACCTTGGTTGCCTTCTAGCTTTCATTTATTGTTGTTTAAATGGCCTCTCATGCTTTATCCTACTGGCAGTTGTTCCAATGTTAATTTTGCATTTCGTGGTGTGTGCAATCGATGTGGAAGTGCTCGACCTTCTGGTGCTGCTGGTAGTGGTGCAGGCTCTATAGGCCGTGGCAGGGGCCGTGGCACTAGCAACCAGGACTCTGGAGGCAATAGTCGTCAAGTTGGTGGCCCTACTGGGCTCTTTGGTCCAAATGATTGGCCTTGTCCAATGTAAATATAATTTTCCTTTGCATTTCCTTTTCTGCAATATAATCATTTGGTATATAAGAATTATAGTCTAATTTTGTAAAACgactaaattaatttatttcttttcaacTAAAGTATACAGATCAGTGTGGATTATTTAGTAAAATTCCATTCAATTAAAATAGAAGAAGATAGTTTGATTTTTGGTTGAGCATCAAACGGCAAGAAGTTCTCTCTCCAATAATTGATTCCACACGTTTTGTATCCAGTCTTTACTGCTGGTTTAACTTAAGGAATAGAATAAGCACTAAAGTGGACGACGGTGATACACTTGAATTTATGAAAGTTCATGCGTTATATTTTTACTTGTTT encodes:
- the LOC103486976 gene encoding transcription initiation factor TFIID subunit 15, with the translated sequence MASYVGKGAPSNGSIYICNLPYGTDENMLAEYFGTIGVLKKDKRTGRPKIWLYRDKSTNEPKGDATVTYEDPHAALAAVEWFNNKDFHGSIIEVHIAESKNKDDISFNVGVDPIVAAGDDIGPEESTAGMNGGGGRGRGRGDAPGKAWQQEGDWLCPNTSCSNVNFAFRGVCNRCGSARPSGAAGSGAGSIGRGRGRGTSNQDSGGNSRQVGGPTGLFGPNDWPCPMCGNINWAKRTKCNICNTNKPGHNEGGVRGGRGGGYKELDEEELEETKRRRREAEEDDGEMYDEFGNLKKKFRAKSQQMEAGRILPGAGRAGWEVEELGVVEKDRRERSRDRGRDWDDRDGSRNRERESRERHRSRSRERDRGRERDLDYEYERDREYGRDKDHRNRHRY